One Glandiceps talaboti chromosome 20, keGlaTala1.1, whole genome shotgun sequence genomic region harbors:
- the LOC144450450 gene encoding zinc finger CCCH domain-containing protein 15-like yields MPPKKQQQASKKTEQKKKEKVIEDKTFGLKNKKGAKQQQFIKNVTHQVKFGGQKSAKQVAKEQEDSKLKKKDTKKKEQDELNMLFKPVQKISKGADPKSIICAFYKQGQCKKGDKCKFSHDLTMERKAEKRSLYVDIRDDEKQADSMDNWDDAKLAEVVEQKHGAAENKRTTTEIVCKHFLQAIEDGKYGWFWSCPNGGDKCMYRHALPPGFVLKKHKKKDQSEEEEKITLEELIEEERARLGGDLAKITLESFMEWKKKKIQEKKKKRDADTKKRKEDFKQGRSLGVSGREVFEFKPELADADDEGADDTKYVREEEDEEQEQGEAKELTLEALAASAISSSDNTNCTVATSHLRSGTKSQTQPNLLPNHGDGDNKNKNISELNGPLQNNEDDESNKLDQAAALPTKVDDTDAAIAAAQSALVDDSGVQIDEQLFTDDVPVDEQLFDAELEDLEGEIDTLDLQD; encoded by the exons ATGCCtcccaaaaaacaacaacaagcGAGTAAGAAGACGGAACAGAAGAAGAAGGAGAAAGTTATAGAG GATAAAACCTTTggattgaaaaacaaaaaaggaGCTAAACAACAGcaatttatcaaaaatgtgACACACCAAGTAAAGTTTGGTGGTCAGAAAAGTGCCAAGCAG GTAGCCAAGGAACAGGAAGATTCTAAACTAAAGAAGAAAGATACAAAGAAAAAAGAACAGGATGAACTGAATATGTTatttaaacctgtacaaaaAATTTCCAAAG GTGCTGATCCCAAATCTATTATATGTGCCTTCTATAAACAAGGCCAGTGTAAGAAGGGAGACAAGTGTAAATTTTCTCATGACTTGACAATGGAGAGGAAAGCTGAGAAGAGAAGTTTGTACGTGGATATACGAGACGATGAAAAACAAGCAG ATAGCATGGACAATTGGGATGATGCAAAGTTAGCTGAAGTTGTTGAACAGAAACATGGTGCAGCAGAGAATAAGAGAACCACCACTGAAATT GTGTGCAAGCACTTCCTTCAAGCAATAGAAGATGGCAAGTACGGATGGTTTTGGAGCTGTCCCAATGGTGGAGATAAGTGTATGTACAGACATGCCCTCCCTCCAGGCTTTGTCCTCAAGAAACACAAGAAGAAAGACCAATCAGAGGAAGAGGAAAAAATTACACTAGAAGAACTGATTGAAGAAGAg CGTGCTAGACTTGGCGGAGATCTTGCAAAAATCACCTTAGAATCCTTCATggaatggaaaaaaaagaagattcaGGAGAAAAAGAAAAAACGAGACGCTGACACTAAAAAGAGGAAAGAAGACTTCAAACAAGGAAGATCTCTAGGT GTAAGTGGCAGAGAAGTATTTGAATTTAAACCAGAATTGGCAGATGCAGATGATGAGGGCGCCGATGATACCAAGTATGTGCGAGAAGAAGAGGATGAAGAACAA GAACAAGGAGAGGCCAAAGAATTGACACTAGAAGCACTGGCCGCATCAGCTATATCTTCCAGTGACAACACTAACTGTACTGTGGCAACATCTCATCTTAGAAGCGGTACTAAAAGTCAAACTCAGCCCAATCTCTTACCAAATCACGGTGACGgagataataaaaataaaaatatatcagAATTGAATGGTCCACTTCAGAATAATGAAGATG ATGAAAGTAATAAATTAGACCAAGCTGCAGCATTGCCAACAAAAGTAGACGACACAGACGCAGCAATAGCTGCAGCCCAGTCGGCCCTGGTAGATGATTCAGGTGTACAGATTGATGAACAATTATTTACAGATGATGTGCCGGTGGATGAACAATTATTTGATGCTGAATTGGAAGATCTAGAAGGCGAAATAGATACATTAGACCTGCAAGATTGA